The Numenius arquata chromosome 11, bNumArq3.hap1.1, whole genome shotgun sequence genomic interval CGGGCGCGGGGCtcccggcgcggggcgggcggggccccCGCGGCCCGGCTTTCCCCGGTGCCAGGCGCTGACGCCAAGCGGGGTCCTCCAGCCCGCATCCATATAAGGGCTTCCTGCTTTCCATATATGGCCATGTACGTCAGGGCCGGGGCGGGCTGCGGCCGGTGGGGACCCGATATATAGAGGAGGctccggggcgggcggggagccgAGCGCTTCCAGCGGGCAGATCCGGGGGGAgccccgggcgggcggggagcCGAGCGCTTCcagcgggcagcgccggggcgaCCGCGGCGCGGGGCACGCAGCAGGCGACGGCCGCCGAGCCCCAGCCGGCCCGTCCGCcgggcccgcggcggcggcgccacCAGCCGTCAGAGCCCTAACCCGGCGCCCTCATGGCCGCGGCCAAGGCAGAGATGCAGCTCCTGCCCCCGCTGCAGATCTCCGACCCCTTCGGCGCCTTTCCGCACTCGCCCCCCGCCGTGGACACTCACTATCCCAAGCTGGAGGAGATGATGCTGCTCAGCGGCGGGGGCCCGCAGTTCCTTGCCCCCCCCGGGGCGCCCGAGAGCGCGGGCTTCGGCGCCGCCGGCGAGCCCGGGGAGCAGCACTTCGAGCACCTGGCGGCAGGTAAGGGCGCTGGTCTGGCCCGGGCGGGCAGGGAGTCCCGGTGCGCCGCGGGGGCTCCGCGCTGCAGCGGCGCCGCtctcccggcggcggcgcggggggatTCTCCCGCCTGCGTCAGCGGCTCTGGGCCGGCTGCCGCTGGAGAGCTGCCAGCGGCTCTGCGATACGTTACGCTCAATTATTAATTAACCAGAAGGAAGGATCTGGGGCTGCGCTGCGTGGGGATGGCTCGCGAAGCActggcagcagctgcagtggCTGCTGGAAGTAATCGCTGTTCCTCTCTTTTCAGACACTTTTCCCGAGATCTCCCTGAACAACGAGAAAACCCTGCCAGAAACCAGCTATCCCAACCAAACGACGCGACTGCCACCAATAACTTACACGGGGCGCTTCTCCCTCGAGCCGGCCCCCAACAGTGGCAATACCTTATGGCCAGAGCCCCTCTTCAGCCTCGTCAGTGGGCTGGTGGGCATGGCTAATGCACCTCCCAGCTCTACACCTTCTTCGTCGtcaccgtcctcctcctcctctcagagCCCCCCTCTGAGCTGCTCTGTCCAAGCCAGCGAGAACAGTCCAATTTATTCAGCTGCACCAACTTTTCCCAATTCCAACTCTGACATTTTCCCTGAACCGCAGACCCAGTCCTTTCCCAACCCCTCTGGAGCCCCCATCCAGTATCCACCTCCAGCTTATCCGACTGCTAAAACCAACTTTCAGGTGCCAATGATCCCGGATTACCTGTTCCCTCAGCAACAGGGTGAGCTCAGTCTTGTTCCAGCTGATCAGAAGCCCTTTCCTGCCCTTGAGACCAGAGCACAGCAGCCTTCCCTCACGCCACTGTCCACTATTAAGGCATTTGCTACTCAGACTGGCTCCCAGGAGCTGAAGACCCTCAACACTAACTATCAGTCCCAGCTGATCAAGCCCAGCAGGATGAGGAAATACCCAAACCGTCCCAGCAAGACCCCTCCTCATGAGCGACCCTACGCCTGCCCAGTGGAGTCCTGTGACCGGAGGTTTTCACGGTCCGATGAGCTAACGCGGCACATCCGCATCCACACAGGACAGAAACCTTTTCAGTGCCGCATTTGCATGCGGAACTTCAGCAGGAGCGACCACTTGACCACACACATCCGCACGCACACAGGAGAAAAGCCGTTCGCCTGTGACATTTGCGGCAGAAAGTTTGCCAGAAGTGATGAGAGGAAGAGACACACTAAAATCCATCTTAGGCAGAAGGACAAGAAAGTGGAAAAGGCAGCTCCAGTCTCAACTGCTTCCCCCATTCCTGCCTACTCATCCTCTGTGACAACATCCTACCCTTCCTCCATCGCTACCACTTACCCCTCGCCAGTGCGCACAGTGtattcctcccctgctccctcttCCTATCCCTCCCCTGCACACACCACGTTCCCATCTCCTTCTATAGCAACCACTTACCCCTCTGGCACCACCACTTTTCAGACCCAAGTGGCCACCTCCTTCTCATCTCCAGGGGTCACCAACAATTTCAGCTCACAGGTGACCTCAGCACTTTCAGACATGACGTCGGCCTTTTCTCCAAGGACAATTGAGATTTGCTGAGATTACCTTCTGGAGCAGGAGAACTCACCTTTTTGATTGGTAGTGTCAGACACGGAGTCTCCAATTACTCCCCCAACACCATTCGTTGCAAGGCtatttaacttttctttaaacttcaGCTGCCTGAAACAACCACCGTTTTAAGTTTTACACCTCTGTTGAATGACTTAATTTGCATGGACTGTGGATGTAAGTTCAGTATAACTTTCCCCGTAAACAATAGTCTTTTATTAGGAAGAAAGGACTTTTGATTAAGTATGTAGCTGATGTAAATTGTACATGTGCCatggttttgctttcctttaggTACTATTGATGTGAAAAATCTTTGCATATCCATATCGTATTAT includes:
- the EGR1 gene encoding early growth response protein 1 — translated: MAAAKAEMQLLPPLQISDPFGAFPHSPPAVDTHYPKLEEMMLLSGGGPQFLAPPGAPESAGFGAAGEPGEQHFEHLAADTFPEISLNNEKTLPETSYPNQTTRLPPITYTGRFSLEPAPNSGNTLWPEPLFSLVSGLVGMANAPPSSTPSSSSPSSSSSQSPPLSCSVQASENSPIYSAAPTFPNSNSDIFPEPQTQSFPNPSGAPIQYPPPAYPTAKTNFQVPMIPDYLFPQQQGELSLVPADQKPFPALETRAQQPSLTPLSTIKAFATQTGSQELKTLNTNYQSQLIKPSRMRKYPNRPSKTPPHERPYACPVESCDRRFSRSDELTRHIRIHTGQKPFQCRICMRNFSRSDHLTTHIRTHTGEKPFACDICGRKFARSDERKRHTKIHLRQKDKKVEKAAPVSTASPIPAYSSSVTTSYPSSIATTYPSPVRTVYSSPAPSSYPSPAHTTFPSPSIATTYPSGTTTFQTQVATSFSSPGVTNNFSSQVTSALSDMTSAFSPRTIEIC